A region from the Poecilia reticulata strain Guanapo linkage group LG12, Guppy_female_1.0+MT, whole genome shotgun sequence genome encodes:
- the ch25hl2 gene encoding cholesterol 25-hydroxylase-like protein 2 codes for MRNDTSVMSASRLLRTEALSWLTAVGNLSGDESHALVLQPLWDYLHQNHHDLLRSPLFPVVLSVTTYFVLVGIYTALDLLASTWPSINRYRLHPDKPVTWPNIWITLGVTIYNHLFFIFPAAVAQWLWRPPTPLPPEAPSLWSFLLGILGCMVVFDFQYYLWHLLHHRVPWLYRTFHAIHHQYKQPFSLVTQYLSGWELFSVGFWATVDPILLRCHCLTTWGFMVFNVYVSTEDHCGYDFPWAMHNLVPFGLWGGAPKHDAHHQRPGTNFAPFFSHWDWLGGTNTVPTMSGQSASEEPEDMKEIKD; via the coding sequence ATGAGAAACGACACATCAGTGATGAGCGCAAGCAGGTTGCTGAGGACTGAGGCTTTGTCTTGGCTGACGGCTGTAGGAAACCTGTCCGGGGACGAGTCCCACGCCTTGGTCCTGCAGCCTCTCTGGGACTACCTCCACCAGAACCACCACGACCTTCTCAGGAGCCCGCTCTTCCCCGTGGTCCTCTCGGTCACCACCTACTTCGTCCTGGTTGGTATTTACACCGCGTTGGACCTGCTGGCTTCCACCTGGCCCTCCATCAACCGCTACCGGCTGCATCCGGACAAACCCGTCACCTGGCCTAACATTTGGATCACCCTGGGCGTCACCATCTACAACCACCTGTTCTTCATTTTCCCCGCGGCGGTTGCGCAGTGGCTGTGGAGGCCGCCGACCCCGTTGCCTCCGGAGGCCCCCTCTCTCTGGAGCTTCCTTCTCGGCATCCTGGGCTGCATGGTTGTCTTTGATTTCCAGTACTACCTGTGGCACCTCCTGCACCACCGGGTTCCCTGGCTTTACCGCACCTTCCACGCCATCCACCACCAGTACAAACAGCCCTTCAGCCTGGTCACCCAGTACCTCTCTGGCTGGGAGCTGTTCAGTGTGGGATTCTGGGCGACGGTGGACCCCATCCTGCTGAGGTGCCACTGCCTCACAACTTGGGGCTTCATGGTCTTTAACGTTTACGTCTCCACCGAGGACCACTGTGGCTACGACTTCCCCTGGGCCATGCACAACCTGGTGCCTTTTGGCCTTTGGGGCGGGGCCCCCAAACATGACGCTCATCACCAGCGACCGGGGACCAACTTTGCCCCATTCTTCTCCCATTGGGACTGGCTCGGTGGAACCAACACGGTGCCAACCATGTCCGGCCAATCTGCCTCAGAAGAGCCAGAAGACATGAAAGAGATAAAGGACTAA